A single Cnuibacter physcomitrellae DNA region contains:
- a CDS encoding 3-oxoacid CoA-transferase subunit B has protein sequence MTTRITRDELAARIAADIEEGSIVNLGIGAPTRVADFLPEGAEIILHTENGMLGMGAAPSAGAVDPDLINAGKQAVTAVPGAAYFHHADSFAMMRGGHLDVCVLGAYQVAANGDLANWSTGKAGAIPAVGGAMDLAIGAKSVYVMTDLLTRSGESKLVERCSYPLTGVGCVSRVYTDHAIFDVTPDGFAVTETFGDTTVGELRALTGLALRDATTGTTATPAPREERTAR, from the coding sequence ATGACCACGCGCATCACCCGCGACGAGCTCGCGGCGAGGATCGCTGCCGACATCGAGGAAGGCTCGATCGTCAACCTCGGCATCGGCGCCCCGACCCGCGTCGCCGACTTCCTGCCTGAGGGCGCCGAGATCATCCTGCACACCGAGAACGGGATGCTCGGCATGGGCGCAGCTCCCTCCGCCGGGGCCGTCGATCCGGACCTGATCAACGCGGGGAAGCAGGCCGTCACCGCGGTGCCCGGCGCCGCGTACTTCCACCACGCCGACTCGTTCGCCATGATGCGGGGAGGTCACCTCGACGTGTGCGTGCTCGGCGCGTACCAGGTCGCGGCCAACGGCGACCTGGCGAACTGGTCCACCGGCAAGGCCGGCGCGATCCCGGCGGTCGGTGGGGCGATGGACCTCGCGATCGGCGCGAAGAGCGTCTACGTGATGACCGACCTGCTCACCCGTTCGGGCGAGTCGAAGCTCGTGGAGCGCTGCAGCTACCCGCTCACGGGTGTCGGATGCGTGTCGCGGGTCTACACCGACCACGCGATCTTCGACGTGACCCCCGACGGCTTCGCCGTCACGGAGACGTTCGGCGACACCACGGTCGGGGAGCTGCGGGCGCTCACCGGGCTCGCGCTGCGCGACGCGACCACCGGGACGACCGCGACCCCCGCGCCCCGGGAAGAGAGGACCGCCCGATGA
- a CDS encoding alpha/beta fold hydrolase, whose protein sequence is MRVHAGDLHHLPPGPGHAPARRAESLTRSPCDLVRSWAEDYDWREHEARIRELPWAVAGGARPLRVAHRVVPGARQTVLLLHGWPDSVLRFERLLPLLDDVNVVVPALPGFPFALPVPEGGASSITMAEWVGEAMADLGYDHYVVSAGDVGCDVAEALAASHPDRVGAMHLTDVSQYHFLADLPADLSPDEQAYVERGRRWQAAEGGYMHEQSTKPWTLAASLGDSPAGMAAWILEKLQSWTDCDGDVETVFSRDELLTWISAYWMHRCIGTSFPPYAAGGGKPWPRVAVPTAFTIFPKDLVNAPRSFAERRFDVRSWQEFERGGHFAAWERPRDYLQGVRAALELAADER, encoded by the coding sequence GTGCGGGTGCACGCCGGAGACCTTCACCACCTTCCTCCAGGCCCGGGTCACGCGCCTGCTCGGCGAGCTGAGAGCCTGACGCGGAGCCCCTGCGACCTTGTCCGATCCTGGGCGGAGGACTACGACTGGCGAGAGCACGAGGCGAGGATCCGCGAACTGCCCTGGGCGGTCGCGGGCGGCGCGCGTCCGCTGCGCGTCGCGCACAGGGTGGTCCCGGGAGCTCGGCAGACGGTGCTGCTCCTGCACGGGTGGCCCGACTCGGTGCTGCGTTTCGAGCGGCTGCTGCCTCTCCTCGACGACGTGAACGTCGTCGTCCCGGCGTTGCCCGGCTTCCCGTTCGCCCTTCCGGTGCCCGAGGGCGGCGCCTCCTCGATCACCATGGCGGAGTGGGTGGGCGAGGCGATGGCCGACCTCGGCTACGACCACTACGTCGTCTCCGCCGGAGACGTCGGATGCGACGTCGCCGAGGCGCTGGCGGCCTCGCATCCTGACCGTGTCGGAGCCATGCACCTGACCGACGTGTCGCAGTACCACTTCCTCGCCGACCTCCCGGCCGATCTGTCGCCCGACGAGCAGGCCTACGTGGAGCGGGGACGCCGGTGGCAGGCCGCCGAGGGTGGCTACATGCACGAGCAGTCCACGAAGCCCTGGACCCTCGCGGCCTCGCTCGGCGACTCGCCGGCGGGGATGGCGGCCTGGATCCTCGAGAAGCTGCAGTCGTGGACCGACTGCGACGGTGACGTCGAGACGGTGTTCTCCCGCGATGAGCTGCTCACCTGGATCTCGGCGTACTGGATGCACCGCTGCATCGGGACGTCCTTCCCGCCGTATGCCGCCGGCGGGGGCAAGCCCTGGCCCCGCGTGGCCGTGCCGACCGCGTTCACGATCTTCCCGAAGGACCTCGTGAACGCGCCCCGCAGCTTCGCCGAGCGGCGCTTCGACGTGCGGTCCTGGCAGGAGTTCGAGCGCGGTGGGCACTTCGCCGCCTGGGAACGGCCCCGCGACTACCTGCAGGGCGTCCGCGCCGCCCTCGAGCTGGCCGCGGACGAGAGGTGA
- a CDS encoding thiolase family protein gives MIETVVYDALRTPFGRSGGALAGTRPDDLAAVVLRAVVERTGLDPARIDDVILGDANQAGEDNRDVARFAALLAGFPTTVTGVTVNRLCASSMDAVIQGSRAIAAGDADLVLAGGVESMTRAPYVLEKSPKGFPSGGNPTLWNTSIGWRMTNPRLPAEWTISNGEAAEKVAQERGISREQQDEFAVRSHRLAAAAWADGVFEGEVVPVPGVELARDEGIRDDTSVERLAGLRALFPRDGHGTVTAGNSSSINDGASAILLGREGVLDIEPLARITARAAHGVDPDDFPIAPIEAANKALARAGRRWSDVDVVELNEAFASQTLACLAGWSELDPAKLNAHGGALAIGHPLGASGGRVIARAAHELARRGGGVAVATICIGVGQALAVVLER, from the coding sequence ATGATCGAGACCGTCGTCTACGACGCCCTGCGCACCCCCTTCGGCCGATCGGGGGGAGCGCTCGCGGGCACCCGGCCCGACGACCTGGCCGCCGTCGTCCTCAGGGCCGTCGTCGAGCGCACCGGGCTCGACCCGGCGCGGATCGACGACGTCATCCTCGGCGACGCCAACCAGGCGGGCGAGGACAACCGCGACGTGGCCCGTTTCGCGGCACTACTGGCGGGCTTCCCGACGACCGTGACCGGGGTGACGGTGAACCGGCTGTGCGCATCCTCGATGGATGCGGTGATCCAGGGATCGCGCGCCATCGCGGCGGGGGACGCCGACCTCGTCCTGGCCGGCGGCGTCGAGTCGATGACCCGTGCGCCGTATGTGCTCGAGAAGTCGCCCAAGGGGTTCCCGAGTGGCGGCAACCCCACGCTGTGGAACACCTCGATCGGCTGGCGCATGACGAACCCGCGGCTTCCCGCCGAGTGGACCATCTCCAACGGCGAGGCGGCCGAGAAGGTGGCGCAGGAGCGCGGGATCTCGCGTGAGCAGCAGGACGAGTTCGCGGTGCGATCGCACCGGCTCGCGGCGGCCGCGTGGGCCGACGGGGTGTTCGAGGGCGAGGTGGTGCCGGTGCCCGGCGTCGAGCTCGCGCGCGACGAGGGCATCCGCGACGACACCTCCGTCGAGCGGCTCGCCGGGCTGCGGGCGCTCTTCCCGCGCGACGGCCACGGCACCGTGACGGCGGGGAACTCGTCGTCGATCAACGACGGCGCCTCGGCGATCCTCCTGGGCCGTGAGGGCGTGCTCGACATCGAGCCCCTCGCGCGCATCACCGCCAGGGCGGCCCACGGCGTCGACCCCGACGACTTCCCGATCGCCCCGATCGAGGCCGCGAACAAGGCCCTCGCCCGTGCGGGCCGTCGCTGGTCCGACGTCGACGTGGTCGAGCTCAACGAGGCGTTCGCCTCGCAGACCCTCGCCTGCCTCGCGGGCTGGTCCGAGCTCGATCCGGCGAAGCTGAACGCCCACGGCGGTGCGCTCGCCATCGGCCACCCGCTGGGTGCGTCGGGCGGCCGGGTCATCGCGCGGGCGGCCCACGAGCTGGCCCGCCGCGGAGGCGGCGTGGCCGTGGCGACGATCTGCATCGGTGTGGGTCAGGCTCTCGCCGTGGTCCTCGAGCGCTGA
- a CDS encoding TetR/AcrR family transcriptional regulator, whose product MSAAPERVPTRVAAAQRTRTSILEAAAALFSEHGYGATTLKAIAERAGVSVETVGLAGPKRRLLRAAFDMAFAGSSSAFPAGGEPAYVALTEQLAFEEAVGEYLRVLGSSIARTAGLWSAFQAAADADAGAAALFEEVRQVRRTEFRRTAQWLADRGVISGEQVPGVVQEFFLIASHETYLLLRAECGCTPETFTTFLQARVTRLLGELRA is encoded by the coding sequence ATGAGTGCAGCTCCCGAGCGTGTGCCGACGCGGGTGGCGGCGGCGCAACGGACCCGCACGTCGATCCTGGAGGCCGCTGCCGCGCTGTTCAGCGAGCACGGCTACGGGGCGACGACCCTGAAGGCGATCGCGGAGCGAGCGGGCGTGTCGGTGGAGACGGTCGGGCTCGCGGGGCCGAAGCGGCGCCTGCTCCGAGCCGCCTTCGACATGGCCTTCGCCGGCAGCAGCAGCGCGTTCCCCGCCGGGGGCGAGCCGGCGTACGTCGCACTGACCGAGCAGCTGGCTTTCGAGGAGGCGGTGGGGGAGTACCTGCGCGTGCTCGGGTCCTCGATCGCGCGCACCGCCGGCCTGTGGTCGGCGTTCCAGGCCGCGGCCGACGCGGACGCCGGAGCGGCGGCCCTGTTCGAGGAGGTCCGACAGGTCCGCCGGACGGAGTTCCGTCGCACGGCCCAGTGGCTGGCCGATCGGGGTGTCATCTCGGGCGAGCAGGTGCCGGGCGTGGTCCAGGAGTTCTTCCTGATCGCCTCCCACGAGACCTATCTCCTGCTCAGGGCCGAGTGCGGGTGCACGCCGGAGACCTTCACCACCTTCCTCCAGGCCCGGGTCACGCGCCTGCTCGGCGAGCTGAGAGCCTGA
- a CDS encoding CPBP family intramembrane glutamic endopeptidase yields MEAPDGSPSRVASEPPRTPYPRWGLPAFFVGVGFFVLAELVGTVLQLVVGDDAPDLMVLVGYLLVWAAFLGALAIATLTGGRRSFVADFGLRFRWVDLPLGVVLGVAVAIGAGFLENWIISMLGGAGFSNLPSRSEPAAWYVVNAVLGAAIIAPFVEELFFRGLFLRSLAHLVRGGLHRTRGRDWDPALQDPPRGRRIAAALVSVGVSAVVFTSFHMLEAAEPVDLLILAAGTLPLGILNGILAYRTGRLGPGIVAHVTFNAFALLA; encoded by the coding sequence GTGGAGGCTCCCGACGGGAGCCCCTCTCGCGTGGCCTCCGAACCGCCGCGGACGCCGTACCCGCGGTGGGGTCTGCCCGCCTTCTTCGTCGGGGTCGGGTTCTTCGTCCTCGCCGAGCTGGTCGGCACCGTCCTCCAGCTGGTCGTCGGGGATGACGCTCCCGACCTGATGGTCCTGGTGGGCTACCTGCTCGTCTGGGCCGCCTTCCTGGGGGCGCTCGCCATCGCCACCCTCACCGGTGGTCGCCGCAGCTTCGTCGCCGACTTCGGTCTCCGCTTCCGTTGGGTCGACCTGCCCCTGGGCGTGGTGCTGGGTGTCGCCGTCGCGATCGGGGCCGGCTTCCTCGAGAACTGGATCATCTCGATGCTCGGCGGGGCGGGGTTCTCAAACCTCCCGAGCCGGAGCGAACCCGCGGCCTGGTACGTCGTGAACGCCGTCCTGGGTGCGGCGATCATCGCCCCGTTCGTGGAGGAGCTCTTCTTCCGCGGCCTGTTCCTCCGCTCGCTCGCGCACCTCGTGCGGGGCGGACTCCACCGCACGCGCGGCCGCGACTGGGATCCCGCCCTGCAGGATCCGCCGCGCGGGCGCCGGATCGCCGCCGCCCTCGTGTCGGTGGGAGTGTCGGCGGTCGTCTTCACCTCCTTCCACATGCTGGAGGCGGCCGAACCGGTCGACCTGCTGATCCTCGCGGCCGGGACGCTCCCGCTGGGCATCCTCAACGGGATCCTCGCCTACCGCACCGGCCGCCTCGGTCCGGGCATCGTCGCCCACGTCACCTTCAACGCGTTCGCCCTGCTCGCCTGA
- a CDS encoding TDT family transporter: MARFALSAVTPNWFASVMGTGIVATSAAVLPISFPGLREGAVAVWLLASGWLVFLLIATALHWVRYPSAARAHHLNPVMAHFYGAPPMALLTVGAGTLLVGRDVIGVDAAVAIDTVLWAAGTILGLFSAIIVPYLAFTRHENSADSAFGGWLMPVVPPMVSAATGALLLPYTPAGQLRETLLLGCLAMFGSSLLASIVIIVQIWQRLAVHKVGPEGMVPTLWIVLGPLGQSITAVNLLAGNSAGAFTPAFDDALMMFAILFGVTVLGFALLWLSIAAAITIRTVRRGLPFSLTWWSFTFPVGTCVTGTAGLAAHTGSAPIAVLSVALFVLLVAAWATVGLRTIGENVRRPVVAPLVAVGEG; this comes from the coding sequence ATGGCTCGATTCGCCCTCTCCGCCGTCACTCCGAACTGGTTCGCCTCCGTCATGGGGACCGGCATCGTCGCGACCAGTGCCGCGGTCCTCCCGATCTCCTTCCCGGGCCTGCGGGAGGGAGCGGTGGCCGTCTGGCTGCTCGCCTCGGGCTGGCTGGTCTTCCTCCTCATCGCGACCGCGCTCCACTGGGTCCGCTATCCCTCCGCGGCGCGCGCACACCACCTGAACCCCGTCATGGCCCACTTCTACGGGGCGCCGCCGATGGCGCTGCTCACCGTCGGAGCAGGTACGCTGCTGGTCGGCCGAGACGTCATCGGGGTCGACGCCGCCGTCGCGATCGACACGGTGCTGTGGGCGGCGGGGACGATCCTGGGCCTGTTCAGCGCGATCATCGTCCCGTACCTGGCGTTCACCCGGCACGAGAACAGCGCTGACTCCGCCTTCGGCGGGTGGCTCATGCCTGTCGTCCCGCCGATGGTCTCGGCGGCCACCGGTGCGCTGCTCCTCCCGTACACGCCTGCCGGGCAGCTCCGCGAGACGCTCCTGCTGGGGTGCCTCGCGATGTTCGGGTCGAGCCTGCTGGCGTCGATCGTGATCATCGTGCAGATCTGGCAGCGGCTGGCCGTCCACAAGGTCGGCCCGGAGGGGATGGTCCCGACCCTGTGGATCGTCCTGGGCCCGCTCGGCCAGTCGATCACCGCCGTGAACCTCCTCGCAGGGAACTCCGCGGGCGCCTTCACACCCGCGTTCGATGACGCGCTCATGATGTTCGCGATCCTCTTCGGCGTGACCGTGCTCGGGTTCGCGCTCCTCTGGCTCAGCATCGCCGCGGCGATCACGATCCGCACCGTCCGCCGCGGCCTGCCGTTCTCCCTCACCTGGTGGTCGTTCACCTTCCCGGTGGGCACCTGCGTCACCGGGACCGCGGGCCTGGCGGCCCACACCGGATCCGCGCCGATCGCGGTCCTCAGCGTCGCGCTCTTCGTGCTCCTCGTCGCGGCGTGGGCGACCGTGGGCCTCCGCACCATCGGCGAGAACGTCCGCCGTCCCGTCGTCGCCCCGCTCGTCGCGGTGGGGGAGGGCTGA
- a CDS encoding 3-oxoacid CoA-transferase subunit A — MIDKRIASAAEAIADVRDGDTVMIGGFGRAGQPVELIDALIEQGASDLTIVNNNAGNGDTGLAALLDRGRVRKIICSFPRQSDSWVFDRLYAEGAIELELVPQGNLAERIRAAGAGIGAFYTPTGVGTQLAEGKETREFGGRRYALELPIHADFALVSALRADRWGNLVYRETARNFGPIMCTAARTTVVQVDSTVDLGELDPETVVTPGLFVDRVVEVGERAWLREGVFVGGVDLEGRPLERPADVSTTSAQEGDPA, encoded by the coding sequence GTGATCGACAAGCGGATCGCCTCGGCGGCGGAGGCGATCGCCGACGTGCGGGACGGCGACACGGTGATGATCGGGGGCTTCGGGCGCGCCGGTCAGCCCGTCGAGCTCATCGACGCCTTGATCGAGCAGGGCGCATCCGACCTGACGATCGTCAACAACAACGCGGGCAACGGCGACACCGGCCTGGCGGCGCTCCTCGACCGGGGCCGAGTCCGGAAGATCATCTGCTCGTTCCCCCGGCAGAGCGACTCGTGGGTGTTCGACCGTCTCTACGCCGAAGGCGCCATCGAGCTCGAGCTCGTGCCGCAGGGCAACCTCGCCGAGCGCATCCGCGCCGCCGGGGCCGGGATCGGGGCGTTCTACACGCCGACGGGCGTGGGAACGCAGCTCGCCGAGGGCAAGGAGACCCGCGAGTTCGGCGGACGCAGATACGCGCTCGAGCTCCCCATCCACGCCGACTTCGCGCTGGTGAGTGCGCTCCGCGCGGATCGCTGGGGCAACCTCGTCTACCGCGAGACCGCGCGGAACTTCGGTCCGATCATGTGCACGGCCGCGCGGACCACGGTCGTGCAGGTCGACTCGACCGTCGACCTCGGTGAGCTCGACCCCGAGACCGTCGTCACCCCGGGTCTCTTCGTCGACCGCGTCGTCGAGGTCGGTGAGCGCGCCTGGCTCCGGGAGGGCGTCTTCGTCGGCGGGGTCGACCTCGAGGGCCGGCCGCTGGAGCGCCCTGCCGACGTCTCGACGACCTCCGCCCAGGAAGGAGATCCGGCATGA
- a CDS encoding SDR family NAD(P)-dependent oxidoreductase yields the protein MSTATTRTAVVTGASKGLGAGIALALAEAGHAVVVNYRSDAEGASRVVDQIRAAGGRAVAVAGDVSLPADVRALFEEARVTFGPVTILVNNAGIAAFAPLETITETDYRRQMDTNFWSVVLTTQALAAQEDVTDGAIVNVSTGGTYQHPAFASLYVATKSAMEAFTVISAKELGPRGIRVNAIAPGPSDTDGTRSSGFVGSDMEAASIAATPLGRSGRPDDYGSVVAFLTSDGARWVTGDVLLVSGGQR from the coding sequence ATGTCGACAGCAACCACCCGAACCGCCGTCGTGACCGGCGCATCGAAGGGCCTCGGAGCGGGAATTGCCCTGGCCCTGGCCGAAGCCGGACACGCCGTCGTCGTCAACTACCGGTCCGATGCGGAGGGAGCTAGTCGGGTGGTGGATCAGATCCGGGCCGCCGGCGGCCGCGCGGTCGCGGTCGCGGGGGACGTCTCCCTCCCCGCGGACGTCCGCGCGCTGTTCGAGGAGGCGCGGGTGACGTTCGGACCGGTCACGATCCTCGTGAACAACGCCGGCATCGCCGCGTTCGCACCGTTGGAGACGATCACCGAGACCGACTACCGGCGGCAGATGGACACGAACTTCTGGAGCGTCGTCCTGACCACGCAGGCCCTCGCCGCACAGGAGGACGTCACCGATGGAGCCATCGTGAACGTGTCCACGGGCGGCACCTACCAGCACCCCGCTTTCGCGAGCCTGTATGTGGCGACCAAGAGCGCCATGGAGGCGTTCACGGTCATCTCGGCGAAGGAGCTCGGCCCGCGGGGCATCCGTGTCAACGCGATCGCTCCCGGCCCGTCCGACACCGACGGCACCAGGAGCAGCGGCTTCGTCGGGTCGGACATGGAGGCGGCGTCCATCGCCGCGACACCTCTAGGCCGGAGCGGACGCCCCGACGACTACGGGAGCGTCGTCGCCTTCCTCACCTCGGACGGCGCCCGCTGGGTCACCGGAGACGTCCTCCTCGTCTCCGGCGGTCAGCGCTGA
- a CDS encoding IclR family transcriptional regulator domain-containing protein, which produces MSEPPSEDFVQSLARGLAVIAAFDGNHPEMTLSEVARRADVPAAAARRFLRTLEKLGYVRSDGRSFRLTPRVLELGYGYLSSLSLPEVMEPHLRELSAELAESVSAGVLDEDDVVYVARIPTRRIMSVSITLGSRFPAFATSMGRVLLAGLPEAELRERLRSAPRERFTPATLVDVDELVAEITRVRERGWSIVDGELEEGLRSMAVPVHGRDGAIVAALNVSTSVGRHAVETIESEFVPRARETAAAIEADLR; this is translated from the coding sequence GTGAGCGAGCCCCCATCCGAGGACTTCGTCCAGTCCCTGGCGCGCGGGCTCGCCGTGATCGCCGCCTTCGACGGGAACCATCCCGAGATGACGCTCTCCGAGGTGGCGCGCCGCGCGGACGTCCCGGCTGCGGCAGCGCGACGATTCCTCCGGACGCTCGAGAAGCTGGGGTACGTCAGGTCCGACGGCCGGTCGTTCCGCTTGACCCCGCGCGTGCTCGAGCTCGGGTACGGGTACCTCTCGTCGTTGTCCCTGCCCGAGGTCATGGAGCCGCATCTCCGCGAGCTCTCGGCCGAGCTGGCCGAGTCGGTCTCCGCCGGCGTGCTCGACGAGGACGACGTGGTCTACGTCGCGCGCATCCCGACCCGCCGGATCATGAGCGTGTCGATCACCCTCGGATCGCGGTTCCCGGCGTTCGCCACGAGCATGGGCCGGGTGCTCCTGGCCGGCCTCCCGGAGGCCGAGCTCCGCGAGAGGCTGCGCTCTGCTCCACGTGAGCGCTTCACGCCGGCGACCCTCGTCGACGTGGACGAGCTCGTCGCCGAGATCACGCGGGTGCGTGAGCGCGGCTGGTCGATCGTGGACGGCGAGCTCGAGGAGGGGCTGCGGTCGATGGCGGTGCCCGTCCACGGCAGGGACGGTGCGATCGTCGCGGCGCTGAACGTCTCCACGAGCGTCGGCAGGCACGCTGTCGAGACGATCGAGAGCGAGTTCGTGCCTCGGGCGCGGGAGACCGCCGCGGCGATCGAGGCGGACCTGCGCTGA
- a CDS encoding sensor histidine kinase → MPLFEMEATPRGRRRVSVLAQLPLLLGSAFVTGLVALSLPHELLSPTLLTGLALIVAATVLAVALPWERWNPNTLITVAVIDIVGIALIRAELLDQLPSVGILAIFPVLWLAYGFRPWAMAVAIGGALVITSFPFVFRGRWPTNALEWSNVVLLPALIVGVAIVVNLAAAQLRRNRQRLVESMDAQAGMLRRSQDSELLSRAIIDTVNAGIAFYAADTRLVVANRQAADMARLAGFELERPPYAGDDVLMADRETTIPYDQQIIPRALRAEEIADHVEWVGPADEQIAIMASSRRVHRPDGELLGTVIVAYDITELAQAIEVREAFLSTVSHELRTPLTNITGYLDLLEDSIDPADSESTSYLRVVLRNAAALRDRIDELLAATSTTSPLALEPSDVGAVLDRAVAALHDRARSREQRIHVVRDPAADTSARADRERLQRALEEIIDNAVKFGPVGSTITVTETVTPSSIAITVEDSGPGISRGEQTRIFDRFYRTPYAHHNAIQGFGLGLTLAKSTVAAHEGRISVRSTGAGTALTTTIPRSGPADAV, encoded by the coding sequence ATGCCGCTGTTCGAGATGGAGGCCACTCCGCGCGGCCGACGGCGGGTGTCCGTGCTCGCCCAGCTCCCCCTCCTCCTCGGGTCCGCCTTCGTGACGGGGCTCGTCGCCCTCTCGCTGCCGCACGAGCTCCTCTCGCCGACGCTGCTCACGGGGCTCGCGCTCATCGTCGCGGCGACCGTCCTCGCCGTCGCCCTGCCGTGGGAGCGCTGGAACCCCAACACCCTGATCACGGTGGCGGTGATCGACATCGTGGGCATCGCCCTGATCCGCGCCGAACTGCTGGATCAGCTCCCCTCCGTCGGGATCCTCGCCATCTTCCCCGTCCTGTGGCTCGCCTACGGGTTCCGTCCGTGGGCGATGGCCGTCGCGATCGGCGGGGCGCTGGTGATCACGTCGTTCCCGTTCGTCTTCCGGGGGCGCTGGCCCACGAACGCGCTCGAGTGGTCGAACGTGGTCCTCCTGCCCGCTCTGATCGTCGGTGTCGCCATCGTGGTGAACCTGGCCGCGGCCCAGCTCCGCCGCAACCGGCAGCGGCTCGTCGAGTCGATGGACGCTCAGGCCGGGATGCTCCGGCGGTCGCAGGACAGCGAGCTCCTCTCGAGGGCGATCATCGACACGGTGAACGCGGGCATCGCCTTCTACGCGGCCGACACCCGGCTGGTCGTGGCCAACCGTCAGGCCGCCGACATGGCCCGTCTGGCGGGGTTCGAGCTGGAGCGCCCGCCGTACGCCGGCGACGACGTCCTGATGGCCGACCGCGAGACGACGATCCCCTACGACCAGCAGATCATCCCCCGGGCTCTGCGCGCAGAGGAGATCGCCGACCACGTCGAGTGGGTGGGACCCGCCGACGAGCAGATCGCGATCATGGCCTCCTCCCGTCGGGTCCACCGGCCCGACGGGGAGCTCCTCGGAACGGTGATCGTCGCCTACGACATCACGGAGCTCGCGCAGGCGATCGAGGTCCGCGAGGCGTTCCTGTCGACCGTGTCGCACGAGCTCCGGACCCCGCTCACGAACATCACCGGCTACCTGGACCTGCTGGAGGACTCGATCGACCCGGCCGACTCGGAGAGCACCTCGTACCTCCGCGTCGTGCTCCGCAACGCCGCGGCACTCCGCGACCGCATCGACGAGCTGCTCGCCGCGACGTCGACCACCTCTCCCCTCGCGCTCGAGCCGAGCGATGTCGGCGCCGTGCTCGATCGCGCCGTCGCCGCACTCCACGACCGCGCGCGCTCTCGCGAGCAGCGCATCCACGTGGTGAGGGACCCCGCCGCGGACACGTCGGCGCGAGCGGATCGGGAGCGCCTGCAGCGCGCGCTCGAGGAGATCATCGACAACGCGGTGAAGTTCGGTCCCGTCGGATCGACCATCACCGTCACCGAGACCGTCACGCCCTCCTCCATCGCCATCACCGTCGAGGACTCCGGCCCCGGCATCAGCCGGGGAGAGCAGACCCGGATCTTCGACCGCTTCTACCGCACGCCCTACGCGCACCACAACGCGATCCAGGGCTTCGGCCTGGGCCTGACCCTCGCGAAGAGCACGGTCGCCGCCCACGAGGGCCGCATCTCGGTCCGGAGCACCGGCGCGGGCACGGCTCTCACGACGACCATCCCGCGCTCCGGGCCGGCCGACGCGGTCTGA
- a CDS encoding LysR family transcriptional regulator: MDVQASVVAESAGDLVSLRLLAAVGESGSISAASRAVGMSQQAASARLRRLELGVGFPLLRRGARGTTLTSEGALAALWASDVVEAADRFEAGISGLRDDSAPLEVAASLTIAEYLIPAWLIALRRGDSRSILLSVAAMNSSRVIERVRTRERVLGFIESPQDTAGLASRLVARDELVVVVAPEHPWSARESISAAQLARTPLIVREQGSGTRLSAEQMMADAGLTPAAPYVELPTTSAIRTSVAAGDGAAILSILAVRDDLAAGRLMRVRVRDLRFVRELRAVYTDEQLLPSRLQTLLALATRLPLGSAPIR; this comes from the coding sequence GTGGATGTACAAGCATCGGTTGTAGCTGAGTCGGCCGGCGACCTGGTGTCCCTGCGTCTGCTCGCCGCGGTGGGGGAGAGCGGATCGATCTCCGCGGCCAGTCGGGCGGTGGGGATGTCGCAGCAGGCGGCATCGGCTCGGCTGCGGCGCCTCGAGCTCGGCGTCGGGTTTCCTCTGCTCCGCCGGGGCGCTCGGGGGACCACGCTCACGAGCGAAGGCGCACTGGCCGCCCTGTGGGCCTCCGACGTCGTCGAGGCGGCGGACAGGTTCGAGGCGGGCATCAGCGGGTTGCGGGACGACTCCGCCCCGCTGGAGGTCGCGGCGAGCCTGACGATCGCCGAGTACCTGATCCCGGCCTGGCTCATCGCCCTGCGGCGCGGCGACTCGCGCAGCATCTTGCTCTCGGTCGCTGCGATGAACAGCAGTCGGGTGATCGAGCGCGTCCGCACCCGGGAGCGGGTGCTGGGGTTCATCGAGTCCCCCCAGGACACCGCGGGCCTGGCTTCCCGGCTCGTCGCCCGTGACGAGCTCGTCGTCGTCGTCGCGCCCGAGCATCCGTGGTCTGCGCGCGAGAGCATCAGCGCGGCGCAGCTCGCCCGCACCCCGCTGATCGTCCGGGAGCAGGGGTCGGGGACGCGGCTCAGCGCGGAGCAAATGATGGCCGACGCGGGTCTCACGCCGGCCGCGCCGTACGTGGAGCTGCCGACCACCTCCGCCATCCGCACCTCTGTGGCGGCCGGAGACGGAGCCGCGATCCTCAGCATCCTCGCCGTGCGCGACGATCTTGCGGCCGGTCGCCTGATGCGGGTGCGCGTCCGCGACCTGCGGTTCGTCCGTGAGCTCCGGGCGGTCTACACGGATGAGCAGCTCTTGCCGTCCCGCCTGCAGACGCTCCTCGCCCTCGCGACCCGGCTCCCGCTCGGCTCGGCACCGATCCGCTGA